From one Chrysiogenia bacterium genomic stretch:
- a CDS encoding fatty acid desaturase, protein METTELYDHAGATATPPARIPSPREIARHITGKEPAAGFDKLPHWESEEERLELFGKAIDEIRNRVEAQIGDEDVAYIKKVDAFSRAMEVVGRVLIHFSIEPVTFSAGVLALAIYKILQSMEVGHTALHQAFDGLEGAERFQSKTFKWEPPIDEEAWHKGHNVGHHQYTNIVGKDPDVRYGNVRLNPGVEWSEKNEHQIAQSLFSWVFFGTAMNLHFTGVEDLALGRTPEDSAMLKDRSEPKVRKAFKQLLRKYARHAAKEYVLFPALAGPFFWKVALGNFISSRMRDVYAAATIYCGHIGDDVADYPEGTKAKGRGQWYAMQAEAANNFEVPLPVSILCGALDYQIEHHLFPKFPTNRLREIAPEIRAVCEQYGVNYNTDTWPNTLKKAFRRLEELSHPNPEASIEIAPTREAA, encoded by the coding sequence ATGGAAACCACAGAGCTTTACGACCACGCAGGAGCCACGGCCACCCCGCCGGCGCGCATTCCTTCACCTCGCGAGATCGCACGGCACATTACCGGCAAGGAGCCCGCCGCCGGCTTCGACAAGCTCCCCCACTGGGAGAGCGAGGAAGAGCGACTCGAGCTCTTCGGCAAGGCGATCGACGAAATCCGCAACCGCGTGGAGGCACAGATCGGCGACGAGGACGTCGCCTACATCAAGAAGGTCGACGCCTTCTCGCGCGCCATGGAAGTGGTGGGCCGCGTGCTCATTCACTTCAGCATCGAGCCCGTCACCTTCAGCGCCGGCGTGCTGGCGCTGGCCATCTACAAGATTCTCCAGAGCATGGAAGTCGGTCACACCGCGCTTCACCAGGCCTTCGACGGCCTGGAGGGCGCCGAGCGCTTCCAGTCCAAGACCTTCAAGTGGGAGCCCCCCATCGATGAAGAAGCCTGGCACAAGGGCCACAACGTGGGGCACCACCAGTACACCAACATCGTCGGCAAGGACCCCGACGTGCGCTACGGCAACGTGCGCCTCAATCCCGGCGTGGAGTGGAGCGAGAAGAACGAGCACCAGATCGCGCAGAGCCTTTTTTCGTGGGTGTTCTTCGGCACGGCCATGAACCTGCACTTCACCGGCGTCGAGGACCTTGCACTGGGCCGCACGCCCGAGGATTCGGCGATGCTCAAGGACCGCAGCGAGCCCAAGGTGCGCAAGGCCTTCAAACAGCTCCTGCGCAAGTACGCCCGCCACGCGGCCAAGGAGTACGTCCTCTTCCCCGCGCTGGCCGGCCCGTTCTTCTGGAAGGTCGCGCTCGGAAACTTCATCTCCAGCCGCATGCGCGACGTCTACGCCGCGGCGACCATCTACTGCGGCCACATCGGTGACGACGTCGCCGACTACCCCGAGGGCACCAAGGCAAAGGGCCGCGGCCAGTGGTATGCGATGCAGGCCGAGGCCGCCAACAACTTCGAGGTGCCGCTGCCGGTCTCGATTCTCTGCGGCGCGCTCGACTACCAGATCGAGCACCACCTGTTCCCCAAGTTCCCGACCAACCGCCTTCGCGAGATCGCGCCCGAGATTCGCGCAGTGTGCGAGCAGTACGGCGTGAACTACAACACCGACACCTGGCCCAATACCCTGAAGAAGGCCTTCCGCCGGCTCGAAGAACTGAGCCACCCCAACCCGGAAGCCAGCATCGAAATCGCTCCCACCCGCGAGGCGGCCTGA
- a CDS encoding amidase has product MAGFAEYTKHDALGLAGLVEKKEVTPLELVDSAIDAIERLNPQLNAVIHTFYDRAREAARGELPAGPFRGVPFLFKDLLTAYAGEEMCSGAGFYRGWKPAKNSELANRYLASGVVLLGKTNTPEFGLVPTTEPKAFGPTRNPWDTSRTTGGSSGGTGAAVASRMVPMAGGGDGGGSIRIPSAMNGIFGLKPTRGRTPVGPAESEGWHGFAIEHVLTRSVRDSAAMLDATCGPFLGDFHYLPKPHGKFLDEVGKDPGKLRIAYSAEPFLPGEVHTECRRAIAETVRKLEALGHECIEARPNFDGLAFSRNFLVMAAAYSWVNIKEAEDTRGRKAQFGEFEERTWLAARMGDVFSAGEFVYAIRRLQEAAREVLLFCEDYDVVLNPTTGAPPQKLGFLDAKGVNAVIEKVASRIPLGPLMKNGAALDANAAEVFSFIPHPPVYNVTGQPSMSVPLYWTDEHLPVGSMFTAKFGDEATLLRLAAQLEAAHPWADKKPPVSA; this is encoded by the coding sequence ATGGCCGGTTTTGCTGAATACACCAAACACGATGCGCTGGGGCTCGCAGGGCTCGTCGAGAAAAAGGAAGTCACGCCGCTGGAGCTCGTGGACAGCGCGATCGATGCGATCGAGCGGCTCAACCCCCAGCTCAACGCCGTCATTCACACCTTCTATGACCGCGCGCGCGAGGCCGCCAGGGGAGAGCTTCCGGCCGGCCCGTTCCGCGGGGTGCCGTTTCTCTTTAAAGACCTGCTGACCGCCTACGCGGGCGAGGAAATGTGCTCGGGCGCGGGCTTTTACCGCGGGTGGAAACCGGCGAAGAATTCCGAGCTGGCCAATCGCTACCTGGCCTCGGGGGTGGTGCTGCTTGGCAAGACCAACACCCCGGAGTTCGGACTGGTGCCCACGACCGAGCCCAAGGCCTTCGGACCCACGCGCAATCCCTGGGATACTTCGCGCACCACGGGCGGAAGCTCCGGCGGCACGGGCGCGGCGGTGGCCTCGCGCATGGTACCCATGGCCGGCGGCGGCGACGGCGGCGGATCGATCCGCATTCCGAGCGCCATGAACGGGATCTTCGGACTCAAGCCCACGCGCGGGCGCACCCCCGTGGGCCCGGCTGAGTCCGAGGGCTGGCACGGCTTTGCCATCGAGCACGTGCTGACCCGCAGCGTGCGCGACAGCGCCGCCATGCTCGATGCCACCTGCGGGCCGTTCCTCGGTGACTTCCACTACCTGCCCAAGCCGCACGGCAAGTTTCTCGATGAAGTGGGCAAGGACCCGGGCAAGCTGCGCATCGCGTATAGCGCCGAGCCCTTCCTGCCCGGCGAGGTGCACACCGAGTGCCGCCGCGCCATTGCCGAGACGGTGCGCAAGCTCGAAGCGCTCGGCCACGAGTGCATCGAGGCGCGCCCCAACTTCGACGGGCTCGCATTCTCGCGCAACTTCCTCGTGATGGCCGCGGCCTATTCGTGGGTGAACATCAAGGAAGCCGAGGACACGCGCGGGCGCAAGGCCCAGTTCGGCGAGTTCGAGGAGCGCACCTGGCTGGCCGCGCGCATGGGCGACGTGTTCAGCGCCGGCGAGTTCGTCTACGCCATTCGCCGCCTGCAGGAAGCGGCGCGCGAAGTGCTGCTCTTCTGCGAGGACTACGACGTTGTTCTCAATCCCACCACCGGCGCCCCGCCACAGAAGCTCGGATTCCTGGACGCAAAGGGCGTCAACGCCGTGATCGAGAAGGTCGCCTCGCGCATCCCGCTGGGGCCGCTCATGAAGAACGGCGCGGCCCTCGACGCCAACGCCGCCGAAGTCTTCAGCTTCATCCCCCACCCGCCCGTCTACAACGTGACCGGCCAGCCCAGCATGAGCGTGCCGCTCTACTGGACCGACGAACACCTGCCCGTGGGCAGCATGTTCACCGCCAAATTCGGCGACGAGGCGACGCTGCTGCGCCTTGCCGCGCAGCTCGAAGCCGCCCACCCCTGGGCGGACAAGAAACCGCCGGTCAGCGCGTAG